In Candidatus Pelagibacter ubique HIMB140, a single window of DNA contains:
- the iolE gene encoding myo-inosose-2 dehydratase gives MSVKLGIAPIAWSNDDMPELGGDTSLEQCLSEASQAGFIGIESGGKFPKKSEELIPKLNEFKLNLCSGWYGANLRTNSVDEEKNLIQDQLKLFKDCDSPCMVFAEVSGSIQGDPNRKLSTRPQMDLEECKKYYEKISEMGKYLEDEGMPLAYHHHMGTVIETEEDTVRLLENTHDSVKLTLDTGHMLFAQGDSLKILNDFSERLIHMHCKDIRKNVLEKSLKEDLSFRGAFLEGAFTVPGDGCIDYKPLFDVLKEKNYSGWLVVEAEQDPAKANPFEYAKIGYKYLTETLNLSGIEIYKS, from the coding sequence ATGTCAGTAAAATTAGGAATAGCACCAATTGCTTGGAGTAACGATGATATGCCAGAATTGGGTGGTGATACTTCTTTAGAACAATGTTTATCTGAAGCTAGTCAAGCAGGGTTTATTGGAATTGAGTCTGGTGGTAAATTTCCAAAAAAATCAGAAGAATTAATACCTAAGCTTAACGAATTTAAATTAAATCTTTGCTCAGGTTGGTATGGAGCTAATTTAAGAACAAATAGTGTTGATGAAGAAAAAAATCTCATTCAAGATCAACTAAAACTTTTTAAAGATTGTGATTCACCATGTATGGTTTTTGCTGAAGTGTCTGGCTCAATTCAAGGAGATCCAAATCGAAAATTATCTACAAGACCTCAAATGGATCTTGAAGAGTGTAAAAAATATTATGAAAAAATTTCTGAAATGGGAAAATATCTTGAGGATGAAGGTATGCCACTTGCTTATCATCATCATATGGGAACCGTAATAGAGACAGAAGAAGATACAGTAAGATTACTTGAAAACACTCATGATAGTGTAAAACTAACATTAGATACTGGTCATATGTTGTTTGCTCAGGGAGACTCGTTAAAAATATTAAACGACTTTAGCGAAAGATTAATTCACATGCATTGTAAGGACATTAGAAAAAATGTTTTAGAAAAATCTTTAAAAGAAGACTTAAGTTTTAGAGGAGCATTTTTAGAAGGTGCATTTACAGTTCCAGGTGATGGATGTATTGATTACAAGCCCTTATTTGATGTGTTGAAAGAAAAAAATTATTCTGGATGGTTAGTAGTAGAAGCAGAACAAGATCCTGCAAAAGCAAATCCATTCGAATATGCAAAAATAGGTTACAAGTATTTAACTGAAACTTTAAATCTTAGTGGTATTGAGATTTATAAAAGTTAA
- a CDS encoding SDR family oxidoreductase, which yields MTNKYISDQANQFKNKIIIVTGSTQGSGAETAKLLASRGAKGITICGRNKEKGNKVKAELESMDVECLYVQADLEKLEDCKKIVSETDKKFNTVDSFINVAAFTERGTILSTTEENYDKNFNVNVKAPLFMMQDVIKIMIRDKKKGTIAHILSMAGYSGMPFLTAYSSSKAALAIMIKNVANSVSGHQIRVNGVNLGWTDTPAETVIQKKFHNADDDWLKKAEAKVPFKRLNKPLDVAKILAFLCSDESGIMTGSIVDFDQTVAGWHSYSAYDTKILDESILGE from the coding sequence ATGACTAATAAATATATATCTGATCAAGCTAACCAGTTTAAAAATAAAATAATAATTGTAACAGGAAGTACTCAAGGTAGTGGAGCTGAGACAGCAAAATTGCTTGCAAGCAGAGGTGCTAAAGGAATAACTATCTGTGGAAGGAATAAAGAGAAAGGAAACAAGGTAAAAGCTGAATTAGAAAGTATGGACGTGGAATGCTTATACGTTCAAGCTGATTTAGAAAAACTTGAAGATTGTAAAAAAATAGTTTCTGAGACTGATAAAAAATTCAACACTGTAGATAGTTTTATTAATGTTGCTGCTTTTACAGAAAGAGGAACGATCTTAAGCACTACAGAGGAAAATTATGACAAAAATTTTAATGTAAATGTAAAAGCTCCTCTTTTTATGATGCAAGATGTTATAAAAATAATGATTAGAGATAAAAAAAAAGGAACTATTGCTCATATTTTATCAATGGCTGGATATAGTGGTATGCCTTTCTTAACTGCTTACAGCTCTTCTAAAGCAGCATTAGCTATAATGATTAAAAATGTTGCAAATTCAGTATCTGGGCACCAAATAAGAGTGAATGGTGTAAATTTAGGTTGGACAGATACGCCAGCAGAAACCGTAATTCAAAAAAAATTTCATAATGCAGATGATGACTGGTTAAAAAAAGCTGAAGCCAAAGTTCCATTTAAAAGATTAAACAAACCTTTGGATGTTGCTAAGATCTTAGCTTTCTTGTGCTCAGATGAGTCGGGTATTATGACTGGAAGTATTGTTGATTTTGATCAAACAGTTGCAGGATGGCATTCTTATTCAGCATATGACACTAAGATTTTAGATGAAAGCATTTTGGGAGAGTGA
- the iolG gene encoding inositol 2-dehydrogenase, with amino-acid sequence MLNFSLMGAGRIGKMHAKFIAAHPNAKLKYIYDVNSEFAKEVSKSTGCSIASSPEEAINSDDVDAVLIASATPTHTQFITMAAKAGKAIFCEKPIDLDINKVNECMENIKGTNVPIQIGFNRRFDASHAKAQQARVKKEIGELEMVVITSRDPEPPGIDYLKAAGGFFRDTTIHDFDLTRFILGDDPVVQISAFGGALFDKNSQQEKDLDTAMFILKSKKGVLIHINNSRRAVYGYDQRVEVFGSKGMVISNNQTPTSLERYTSTSTNEKEPIHFFFIERYEQAYRDQFNEFVKCVEDKTKPLVGFEDGRNALIIANAAYESFESGKVVDVKF; translated from the coding sequence ATGCTTAACTTTTCTTTAATGGGAGCAGGACGAATTGGAAAAATGCATGCTAAATTTATTGCAGCACATCCGAATGCAAAATTAAAATATATATATGATGTTAATTCAGAATTTGCTAAAGAAGTATCAAAATCAACAGGATGTTCAATTGCATCTTCACCTGAGGAAGCAATAAATTCAGATGATGTAGATGCAGTTCTTATCGCTTCAGCTACACCAACACACACTCAATTTATCACAATGGCTGCAAAAGCAGGAAAGGCAATTTTCTGTGAAAAGCCAATTGATTTAGATATCAATAAAGTAAATGAATGCATGGAAAATATAAAGGGAACAAACGTTCCTATTCAAATCGGCTTTAATAGAAGATTTGATGCAAGTCATGCAAAAGCACAACAAGCAAGAGTAAAAAAAGAAATTGGTGAATTAGAAATGGTTGTTATTACAAGTAGAGATCCTGAGCCTCCAGGGATTGACTATCTAAAAGCTGCAGGAGGATTTTTTAGAGATACCACTATACATGATTTCGATTTAACAAGATTTATTTTAGGGGATGATCCTGTAGTTCAGATATCTGCATTCGGAGGTGCTTTGTTTGATAAAAATTCACAGCAAGAAAAAGATCTAGATACAGCAATGTTTATTCTAAAATCAAAAAAAGGCGTTTTAATCCATATTAATAACTCTCGAAGAGCAGTTTATGGATATGACCAAAGAGTAGAGGTATTTGGAAGTAAAGGCATGGTAATTTCAAACAATCAAACCCCAACTTCTTTAGAAAGATACACAAGTACATCTACAAATGAAAAAGAACCTATACATTTCTTTTTTATTGAAAGATATGAGCAAGCTTACAGAGATCAATTTAATGAGTTTGTAAAATGTGTTGAAGATAAAACAAAACCATTAGTAGGATTTGAAGATGGGAGAAACGCTTTAATAATAGCCAATGCAGCATATGAATCATTTGAAAGTGGCAAAGTTGTAGATGTAAAATTCTAA
- a CDS encoding substrate-binding domain-containing protein yields the protein MRKTIIAMLAFIFVSISGISYAADKVFALVPKAMNNPFFDLARDGCKVAEKEIGGIECLYIGPGEHTEQEQVQIVQDLIAKGVDGIAVASSNAAAMAKAVKGTDIPIITWDSDLLTKDSGLRAAYVGTKNYDIGVYLAQIVMMLKPNGGEICIQSGGAAAANHNERMSGIRDTIAGRADSGTYPSAALKGENGWTEASGCPLYTNDDFPLSVQQMEDIFAKHPNLTAFVPTGGFPQFVSKAFRRVAEKHADRIGSMKTAVVIADTLPMQMEDLDAGRTHGQVGQQPYMMGYKAMYVLKDIVDGKALKFDNPSLKAIYTGLDVCMKPNIGSCIAG from the coding sequence ATGAGAAAAACAATAATTGCAATGTTAGCATTTATTTTTGTATCAATTTCTGGAATTTCATATGCAGCTGATAAAGTTTTTGCATTAGTTCCAAAAGCTATGAACAACCCGTTTTTTGATTTAGCGAGAGATGGTTGTAAAGTTGCTGAGAAAGAAATTGGTGGGATAGAATGTTTATACATTGGACCTGGAGAGCATACTGAACAAGAACAAGTTCAAATTGTTCAAGATTTAATCGCTAAAGGTGTTGATGGAATTGCTGTTGCATCTTCTAATGCGGCTGCAATGGCAAAAGCTGTTAAAGGAACAGATATTCCAATTATTACTTGGGACTCAGATCTTTTAACTAAAGATTCTGGTTTAAGAGCAGCTTATGTTGGAACAAAAAACTATGACATTGGTGTATACCTTGCGCAAATCGTTATGATGTTAAAACCTAACGGTGGTGAAATTTGTATACAATCTGGTGGTGCTGCAGCTGCAAACCACAATGAAAGAATGTCAGGAATAAGAGACACTATTGCTGGAAGAGCAGATTCAGGAACTTATCCTAGTGCAGCTCTTAAAGGTGAAAATGGATGGACTGAAGCTAGCGGATGTCCTCTGTACACGAACGATGATTTCCCTCTTTCTGTACAACAAATGGAAGATATCTTTGCAAAACATCCAAACCTAACAGCATTTGTACCAACTGGAGGTTTTCCTCAATTCGTATCTAAAGCTTTCAGAAGAGTTGCTGAAAAGCACGCAGATAGAATTGGTTCTATGAAAACTGCTGTTGTAATTGCAGATACTCTTCCAATGCAAATGGAAGATTTAGATGCTGGAAGAACACATGGTCAAGTAGGTCAACAACCTTATATGATGGGCTACAAAGCTATGTATGTTCTTAAAGATATAGTAGATGGTAAAGCATTAAAATTTGACAACCCATCACTAAAAGCAATCTATACAGGTCTTGATGTTTGTATGAAGCCAAACATTGGATCTTGTATTGCGGGATAA
- a CDS encoding phytanoyl-CoA dioxygenase family protein, which yields MSQILNDNEIKLFKRDGAVFLRNKFDIKWIELLRSGINKAKNNPSPRFTNHTTDPNLPCYLEDFWTWNLHKEFENFIFNSPTAKIASELLDAKQINLVMDNWFFREAGSKSKPPFHHDISYFDFEGSMCVLWIPLEPVRKEDSIAWIKGSHLWNKLFLRTRFKDGHKVDGTEGVVNGVKYELTPDIISNKESYEFLEWDLEVGDCVYFDIRTLHGALHETTPKSDINRFTLRMAKENSKIIYRGDWAREERAIMEANGYKNGDNLNGKMFPTLYELNSN from the coding sequence ATGAGTCAAATTTTAAATGATAATGAGATCAAACTATTTAAAAGAGATGGAGCGGTATTTTTAAGAAATAAATTTGATATCAAATGGATTGAGCTTTTAAGATCTGGAATAAATAAAGCAAAAAACAATCCAAGCCCCAGGTTTACTAATCATACCACAGATCCAAATTTACCTTGTTATTTAGAGGATTTTTGGACATGGAACTTACATAAAGAATTTGAGAATTTTATTTTTAATTCACCTACAGCTAAAATTGCCTCTGAATTACTAGATGCTAAGCAGATTAATTTAGTAATGGATAATTGGTTTTTTAGGGAAGCTGGCTCTAAATCTAAACCACCATTTCATCATGATATTTCTTACTTTGATTTTGAAGGTTCAATGTGTGTTTTGTGGATACCTCTTGAGCCAGTAAGAAAAGAAGACTCTATAGCCTGGATAAAAGGATCTCATTTGTGGAATAAATTATTTCTAAGAACTCGTTTTAAAGACGGTCATAAAGTTGATGGAACTGAAGGAGTTGTTAATGGCGTTAAGTATGAATTAACTCCAGATATAATTTCTAATAAAGAAAGTTATGAGTTTTTAGAATGGGATTTAGAGGTAGGAGATTGTGTATATTTTGATATTAGGACTTTGCATGGAGCTTTACATGAAACTACTCCAAAATCAGATATAAATAGATTTACACTTAGAATGGCAAAAGAAAATTCAAAAATAATTTATAGAGGTGATTGGGCTAGAGAAGAAAGAGCTATAATGGAAGCCAATGGATATAAAAATGGAGATAATTTAAACGGTAAAATGTTTCCAACTCTTTATGAACTTAATTCTAATTAA
- a CDS encoding ATP-binding cassette domain-containing protein, producing MSILSLNNIEKNFGAIQALSGVSFDIKEAETVGLMGDNGAGKSTLLKIIAGNFKPSNGEIKFENNTVSFEKPIDARKSGIEVVYQDLALCNHLTAASNVFLGREIQKGIWPFKYLDYPAMFKKSSELFEELKSETRPKDLVMQMSGGQRQAVAIARTRLTNPKLVLMDEPTAAISVRQVAEVLDLIKRLKDQGIAVMLISHRMPDIFEVCDKLVVLRRGEKVCEKNIKDSSTEEATGLITGAIDRV from the coding sequence ATGAGCATTCTTTCTTTAAATAATATAGAAAAAAATTTTGGAGCCATACAGGCTTTATCAGGGGTTAGTTTTGATATTAAAGAAGCTGAAACTGTAGGATTAATGGGTGATAATGGAGCGGGTAAATCTACACTACTAAAAATAATAGCTGGTAATTTTAAACCTTCAAATGGTGAAATAAAGTTTGAAAATAATACTGTATCATTTGAAAAACCAATAGATGCAAGAAAATCTGGTATTGAGGTAGTTTATCAAGACTTAGCTCTTTGTAATCATTTGACTGCAGCATCTAATGTTTTTCTAGGTAGAGAGATACAAAAAGGTATTTGGCCATTTAAGTATTTGGATTATCCTGCAATGTTTAAAAAATCCTCTGAATTATTTGAGGAACTTAAATCTGAAACTCGACCAAAAGATTTAGTTATGCAAATGTCTGGGGGACAAAGACAGGCTGTGGCTATTGCAAGAACTAGACTTACAAATCCTAAATTAGTTTTAATGGATGAGCCAACAGCAGCAATTAGTGTTAGACAAGTTGCTGAAGTATTAGATCTTATAAAAAGATTAAAAGATCAAGGAATAGCCGTGATGTTAATTAGTCACAGAATGCCAGATATATTTGAAGTATGCGACAAGCTAGTAGTATTAAGACGAGGTGAAAAAGTTTGTGAAAAAAATATAAAAGATTCTTCTACAGAAGAAGCTACAGGCTTAATTACAGGAGCAATAGATAGAGTATGA
- a CDS encoding amidohydrolase family protein: MKVIDSHQHFWDPSRGDYHWMPKDNPILNQKYEVKDLIQVSDSIDLHKTVLVQAAATNAETEYMLNIAEGSDLVCGVIGWVNFEDQNQLDQLKIFSKHPKFLGVRPMIQDIPDENWVLNKNFDTFFKNIINLDLSFDALGFPVHLENFYKIATKYPSLRFIIDHLMKPKICNNKQEEFIHWQKGMNKLSKLENVYCKFSGMVTEACENWTEQDLKPYVDEILNLFTDKKILWGSDWPVCNLRTNYSGWYNAATNLLKDLSIDEKQNIFYNNAKKFYKLKI, encoded by the coding sequence ATGAAAGTTATTGATTCACATCAACATTTTTGGGATCCTTCAAGGGGTGATTATCATTGGATGCCAAAAGACAATCCAATATTAAATCAAAAATATGAAGTTAAAGATTTAATTCAAGTTTCTGACTCAATAGATTTACACAAAACTGTTTTAGTTCAAGCTGCAGCAACTAATGCAGAAACTGAATATATGTTAAATATTGCTGAAGGTTCTGATTTAGTTTGTGGAGTTATTGGTTGGGTGAATTTTGAAGACCAAAATCAATTAGATCAATTAAAAATTTTCTCAAAACATCCTAAATTTCTTGGAGTAAGACCTATGATACAAGATATTCCAGATGAAAATTGGGTTTTAAATAAAAATTTTGATACTTTTTTTAAAAATATAATTAATTTAGATTTAAGCTTTGATGCACTAGGATTTCCAGTGCACTTAGAAAATTTTTACAAAATTGCTACAAAATATCCTTCTCTAAGATTTATCATAGATCATTTAATGAAACCAAAAATCTGTAATAATAAACAAGAAGAATTTATTCATTGGCAAAAAGGTATGAACAAATTATCTAAGCTAGAAAATGTATATTGTAAATTTTCTGGAATGGTCACAGAAGCCTGCGAAAATTGGACTGAGCAAGATCTAAAACCATATGTAGATGAGATATTAAATCTATTTACTGATAAAAAAATTTTGTGGGGATCTGATTGGCCTGTCTGTAACTTAAGAACAAATTATTCAGGATGGTATAATGCAGCAACAAATTTACTTAAAGATTTAAGTATAGATGAAAAACAAAATATCTTTTATAATAATGCAAAAAAGTTTTATAAACTTAAAATATAA
- the moaA gene encoding GTP 3',8-cyclase MoaA, producing the protein MNILKDSFGRRFPYIRLSISDVCNFKCGYCLPNGYKIDKSDNRTFITKEEIGRLAKALSELGVSKIRLTGGEPTVRKDFLDIIKIIKKNSGIKKTVITTNGYHLNRIADDLNKSGLDGINISIDSLDPKTFRKITGHDRLNEILEGIKKLQKLNFKNIKVNAVLLKGVNDKEEDFKSWANFIKNNQIEFRYIELMQTGDNLDYFNQYHVSANKFTDYLNNNNWVIQTFGKDAGPSKNYINPEYKGKFGVIAPYSKDFCKSCNRLRITAKGDLRLCLFGNTGINIRHLMQRDDQTEELKDLILKQLNYKKESHYLEIGETGLTKNLSTTGG; encoded by the coding sequence ATGAATATTCTCAAAGATAGTTTTGGGCGGAGGTTTCCATACATAAGATTGTCAATATCTGATGTGTGTAATTTTAAATGTGGCTACTGTTTACCTAATGGTTATAAAATTGATAAAAGTGATAACAGAACCTTTATCACTAAAGAAGAAATTGGAAGACTTGCAAAAGCTTTATCAGAATTAGGTGTATCTAAAATAAGATTAACTGGAGGAGAACCTACAGTTAGAAAAGATTTTTTGGATATAATTAAAATAATTAAAAAAAATTCAGGTATTAAAAAAACTGTAATTACTACTAATGGATATCACTTAAATAGAATTGCAGATGATTTAAATAAGAGTGGTCTTGATGGTATAAATATAAGTATTGATAGTCTTGATCCAAAGACTTTTAGAAAAATTACTGGACATGATAGATTAAATGAAATTTTAGAAGGAATTAAAAAATTACAAAAACTAAATTTTAAAAATATTAAAGTTAATGCAGTCCTTCTTAAAGGCGTTAATGATAAAGAAGAAGATTTTAAAAGTTGGGCTAATTTTATAAAAAATAATCAAATTGAATTTAGATATATAGAATTAATGCAAACTGGAGATAATTTAGATTATTTTAATCAGTATCATGTGTCTGCAAATAAATTTACAGATTATTTAAATAATAATAATTGGGTGATTCAAACATTTGGTAAAGATGCTGGTCCTTCCAAGAATTATATAAATCCTGAATACAAAGGAAAATTTGGTGTTATTGCACCCTATTCAAAAGATTTTTGCAAGAGTTGTAACAGACTAAGAATAACTGCCAAAGGTGATTTAAGATTGTGTTTATTTGGAAATACTGGAATAAATATTAGACACTTGATGCAAAGAGATGACCAAACTGAAGAACTGAAAGATTTAATTTTGAAACAATTAAATTATAAAAAAGAATCTCACTATCTTGAAATAGGAGAAACAGGATTAACAAAAAATCTATCAACAACAGGTGGATAA
- a CDS encoding ABC transporter permease has product MSSVKFNQEIISKTEKNLLQKLVSEQSFWVTIALFGICFIMFFVEDAFSSKDNLFNITRNFSFIGIMAIGMTFVIITAGIDLSVGSIMGVTGVICGLFLDAQFLPEWYSKASYFEGVYVWVSIILALLAGTLIGAVNGYLIAYVKLSPFVVTLGMMAAARSLALVVSNNKMFYEFGPKDEMFYEIGGGSMLGLANATWLLIFLTIVMGLVLKYTSYGKHVFAVGSNKKAAELSGINTRWIEMSVYMISGLFAAISAVMIVGWMGSVTNALGYTYELRVIAATVIGGANLMGGVGGTFGAFIGAALMETIRNSLLMAGIDPYWQGTFLGIFIVGAVWLEKVKNKKN; this is encoded by the coding sequence ATGAGTTCAGTAAAATTTAATCAGGAAATAATCTCCAAGACTGAAAAAAATTTATTACAAAAACTTGTTTCTGAACAATCTTTTTGGGTAACAATAGCTTTATTTGGGATTTGTTTTATTATGTTTTTTGTAGAAGATGCTTTTTCTAGCAAAGATAATCTTTTTAATATTACACGAAACTTTTCTTTCATCGGAATAATGGCAATTGGAATGACATTTGTGATTATTACTGCTGGGATAGATTTGTCTGTAGGGTCAATAATGGGTGTTACAGGAGTTATATGTGGTTTATTTTTGGATGCTCAATTTTTACCTGAATGGTATTCCAAAGCCTCATATTTTGAAGGAGTTTATGTTTGGGTATCAATAATTTTAGCTTTACTTGCTGGTACATTAATTGGTGCAGTAAATGGATATCTAATTGCTTATGTTAAACTTTCTCCTTTTGTAGTCACTTTAGGAATGATGGCTGCTGCAAGAAGTTTAGCTTTAGTAGTCTCAAACAATAAAATGTTTTATGAATTTGGACCTAAAGATGAAATGTTTTATGAAATTGGAGGAGGTTCAATGCTAGGTCTTGCTAACGCAACTTGGTTATTAATATTTCTTACGATAGTTATGGGTTTAGTATTGAAATATACCTCATATGGAAAACATGTTTTTGCAGTTGGTAGTAATAAAAAAGCTGCTGAATTATCTGGAATTAACACGAGATGGATTGAAATGTCAGTCTACATGATCAGTGGACTATTTGCGGCAATTTCTGCTGTTATGATAGTTGGATGGATGGGCTCTGTAACTAATGCTTTAGGCTATACTTATGAATTAAGAGTTATTGCAGCAACAGTTATTGGTGGTGCTAACTTAATGGGTGGTGTTGGTGGTACTTTTGGGGCATTTATTGGTGCTGCATTAATGGAAACAATTAGAAACAGTCTTCTAATGGCTGGAATTGACCCTTACTGGCAAGGAACATTTTTAGGAATATTTATCGTAGGTGCGGTTTGGTTGGAAAAAGTTAAAAATAAGAAGAATTAA
- a CDS encoding aldo/keto reductase, with protein MKKNKIKNTGVEVTELSFGTSSLGSMPDTYGYEVPEQRAQEMLKRFFQGPVNVLDTSRNYAMGESEKRIGKAIKENGGWPEKFVLSTKIDRNMDTLVLDKKRTRESIEESLKTLNVDSVDILFLHDPEYVKDINDVTKKDGALDELFKIKEEGLAKAVGLAMGKIDIMFPMLKKWDFDVMINHNRYTLLNREADEMYSYAHSKNISIFNAAPYAGGVLAKGPSNFKKITYQDASEEKLAPAREIEKVCKKYNVEMGAAALQFSMKDKRITSTICGVTSVNSIEKTLAWAETDIPEEFWSEVLKLPYSTKDPESERIFTPG; from the coding sequence ATGAAAAAAAATAAAATCAAAAATACTGGTGTTGAAGTCACTGAATTGAGTTTTGGAACCTCCTCTTTAGGTAGTATGCCAGATACTTACGGCTATGAAGTGCCAGAACAAAGAGCTCAAGAAATGTTAAAAAGATTTTTTCAAGGTCCAGTAAATGTGCTTGATACCTCAAGAAACTATGCAATGGGAGAAAGTGAAAAAAGAATTGGTAAAGCAATAAAAGAAAATGGTGGTTGGCCAGAAAAATTTGTCTTATCAACTAAAATCGATAGAAATATGGATACATTAGTTCTTGATAAAAAAAGAACAAGAGAATCTATTGAAGAAAGTTTAAAAACTTTAAATGTAGACTCTGTTGATATTTTATTTCTCCATGATCCAGAGTACGTAAAAGATATAAATGACGTAACTAAAAAAGATGGAGCATTGGATGAGTTGTTTAAAATTAAAGAAGAAGGTTTAGCGAAAGCAGTGGGTCTTGCTATGGGAAAAATAGATATAATGTTTCCTATGTTAAAAAAATGGGACTTTGATGTTATGATAAATCATAACAGATACACTTTGTTAAACAGGGAAGCAGACGAGATGTACAGTTATGCTCATAGCAAAAATATATCTATTTTCAACGCTGCTCCTTACGCAGGTGGTGTTTTAGCAAAAGGACCAAGTAACTTTAAAAAAATAACTTATCAAGACGCTTCTGAAGAAAAACTTGCACCAGCAAGAGAAATAGAAAAAGTTTGTAAAAAATATAATGTTGAAATGGGTGCTGCAGCTTTACAGTTTTCAATGAAAGATAAAAGAATTACATCTACTATTTGTGGAGTTACTAGTGTTAACAGTATTGAAAAAACTCTTGCTTGGGCTGAAACAGATATACCGGAAGAATTTTGGAGTGAAGTTTTGAAACTGCCTTATTCTACTAAAGATCCAGAGTCTGAGAGAATATTCACACCAGGTTAA
- a CDS encoding LacI family DNA-binding transcriptional regulator translates to MKNHWKNVSIKKISDESGYGTATVDRVLNNRKGVSKKTKDKILKILNNLQNGNNTNQTKNILICCQSGPSYNKTLEESLDKINNEIYKFNLIKYFIPAKEFKPSQFVKILKETSKFDAVIIVSQEDQNINNELSKIASEGKPVITLTTDFPNSSRSAYIGNNQSNAGSTAANIIGKNVGKRSGSILMVMSMPYRCQQERELGFRKVLRSEFPNLKIKESVFNLDTSEQSYKYVKKYIKENGPPLGIYNIAGGNLGVAKAISEMDVKDHIVFVGHELNKNSRDLLENNKMDFVIGHDVELEIKVAFDKILDFEKNSDNQNSFFSDILIFNKYNCMDKKVY, encoded by the coding sequence ATGAAAAATCATTGGAAAAATGTCTCTATAAAGAAAATTTCTGATGAGTCAGGGTATGGTACAGCGACTGTAGATAGAGTTTTAAATAACAGAAAAGGGGTGAGTAAAAAAACTAAAGATAAAATCTTAAAAATTTTAAATAACCTTCAAAACGGAAATAATACAAATCAAACTAAAAATATTTTAATTTGTTGTCAATCAGGACCTTCATATAACAAGACTCTTGAGGAGAGTTTAGATAAAATTAATAATGAAATTTATAAGTTTAATCTGATAAAATATTTTATTCCTGCAAAGGAATTTAAACCTAGTCAATTTGTAAAAATTTTAAAAGAAACTTCAAAGTTTGATGCAGTGATTATAGTTTCACAGGAGGATCAAAATATAAATAACGAGCTAAGTAAAATTGCAAGTGAAGGAAAACCTGTAATTACATTAACCACTGATTTTCCAAATTCGAGCAGATCAGCTTATATAGGTAATAATCAATCTAATGCTGGATCTACTGCTGCAAATATAATTGGAAAAAATGTTGGGAAAAGATCAGGTTCAATTTTGATGGTCATGAGTATGCCATACAGGTGTCAACAGGAAAGAGAGCTAGGTTTTAGAAAAGTATTAAGATCAGAATTTCCAAATCTTAAAATTAAAGAAAGTGTTTTTAATTTAGATACATCGGAACAAAGTTACAAATATGTTAAAAAATATATTAAAGAAAATGGACCACCGTTAGGAATTTATAATATTGCTGGAGGAAATTTAGGTGTCGCAAAAGCAATTAGTGAAATGGATGTAAAAGATCATATTGTATTTGTAGGTCATGAACTAAATAAAAATTCTAGAGATCTTTTAGAAAATAATAAAATGGATTTTGTTATAGGCCATGATGTTGAATTAGAAATTAAAGTTGCATTTGATAAAATTTTAGATTTTGAGAAAAATTCAGATAATCAAAATTCTTTTTTTTCAGATATATTAATTTTCAACAAATATAATTGTATGGATAAAAAAGTTTATTAA